One genomic region from Thermodesulfobacteriota bacterium encodes:
- a CDS encoding GntR family transcriptional regulator: MQKLRVRIDSHLTLRERIVSSIRSAIVNGQLRPGARIAEPELAEKFGISRTPIREAFRQLETEGFISVIPRKGAIVASFSAQDVSNFYDLKMILEGYAARKATMTLTESEIDRMETLNRQMETASGKKDLRRMLELHNEFHDIFLRACGNERLHQIVQGMVAQFQRYRLILAMPGRIEGSIDKHSEIVDAFRRRDPALAEKLVQQNALYGKKILLKELAKG; encoded by the coding sequence TTGCAGAAGCTGAGGGTTCGGATCGACAGCCACCTGACCTTGCGCGAGCGGATCGTCTCCTCGATCCGGAGCGCCATCGTCAACGGGCAGCTTCGCCCGGGGGCGCGCATCGCCGAGCCGGAGCTCGCGGAGAAGTTCGGGATCAGCCGCACCCCCATCCGGGAGGCGTTCCGGCAGCTCGAGACGGAGGGGTTCATCTCCGTCATCCCCCGGAAAGGGGCGATCGTCGCCTCGTTCTCCGCGCAGGACGTCTCGAACTTCTACGACCTGAAGATGATCTTGGAGGGATACGCCGCCAGGAAGGCGACGATGACGCTCACCGAGAGCGAGATCGACCGGATGGAGACGCTCAACCGCCAGATGGAGACGGCCTCGGGGAAGAAGGACCTGCGCCGGATGCTCGAGCTGCACAACGAGTTCCACGACATCTTCCTGCGCGCCTGCGGGAACGAGCGGCTGCACCAGATCGTCCAGGGCATGGTGGCGCAGTTCCAGCGGTACCGGCTGATCCTCGCGATGCCGGGGAGGATCGAGGGGTCGATCGACAAGCACTCGGAGATCGTCGACGCGTTCCGCCGGCGCGACCCGGCGCTGGCCGAGAAGCTGGTGCAGCAGAACGCGCTCTACGGGAAGAAGATCCTGCTGAAGGAGCTGGCGAAGGGCTGA
- a CDS encoding HNH endonuclease — MLDSSVLVLNRAYFPVHVTSVRRAFCLLYAGLAKAINEQFETFDFPSWSALAAASGDETVGVVGRALKVPRVVVLVAYDRVPRRNVRFSRRNVFVRDRSTCQYCGRAFPSSELNLDHVVPRSRGGKTIWENIVCSCLPCNKRKGGDTPDRAGMRLISIPRPPRWSPEYAFSLRRPIHKEWMPFLNVVDFTYWNLELRD; from the coding sequence ATGCTGGATTCGAGCGTCCTCGTCCTCAACCGGGCCTATTTCCCGGTCCACGTCACCAGCGTGCGCCGCGCCTTCTGCCTTCTTTACGCGGGGCTGGCCAAGGCGATCAACGAGCAGTTCGAGACGTTCGACTTCCCCTCCTGGAGCGCCCTGGCCGCCGCCTCGGGCGACGAGACCGTCGGCGTCGTCGGGCGCGCGCTGAAGGTCCCCCGCGTGGTGGTCCTCGTCGCCTACGACCGCGTCCCGCGGCGCAACGTCCGGTTCAGCCGCCGCAACGTCTTCGTCCGCGACCGCAGCACGTGCCAGTACTGCGGCCGCGCCTTCCCCAGCAGCGAGCTCAACCTCGACCACGTCGTCCCCCGGTCCCGGGGAGGGAAGACGATCTGGGAGAACATCGTCTGCAGCTGTCTTCCCTGCAACAAGCGGAAGGGGGGGGACACCCCAGACCGGGCGGGGATGCGGCTGATCTCGATCCCCAGGCCTCCCCGGTGGTCCCCCGAGTACGCCTTCTCCCTGCGGAGGCCCATCCACAAGGAGTGGATGCCGTTCCTCAACGTCGTCGACTTCACCTACTGGAACCTCGAGCTGCGGGATTGA
- the aroE gene encoding shikimate dehydrogenase: MSVSLLFVVGRPVGHSLSPAMHNGVIARLGLPLCYVPVELPKGRLRGFLRIVREANFLGGNVTIPFKEEAAALADTRSEAVAVCGAANTLVVRGGKLHAENTDGEGFLDALAGQGWGRRHGNVVLLGAGGAARGVAFALGKAGTRRIALLNRDPGRAEEIARAFSPRFPSVAFSAGELSPETMEKAFRDADLIVQCTPLGLVGDWEGFPQKAVKKSARFADLVYRHGGTRLVRQLRARGVPSIDGLPMLAHQAARSFALWTGREIPGRVFLALAKKAAGK, translated from the coding sequence TTGAGCGTCTCCCTCCTGTTCGTCGTCGGACGTCCCGTGGGCCACTCCCTGAGCCCGGCGATGCACAACGGGGTCATCGCCCGTCTGGGGCTGCCGCTCTGCTACGTCCCCGTGGAGCTGCCGAAGGGGCGCCTGCGGGGGTTCCTGCGCATCGTCCGGGAGGCGAACTTCCTGGGGGGGAACGTCACCATCCCGTTCAAGGAGGAGGCGGCGGCGCTGGCCGACACCCGCTCGGAGGCGGTCGCGGTCTGCGGCGCGGCGAACACGCTCGTCGTCCGCGGGGGGAAGCTGCACGCGGAGAACACCGACGGGGAAGGGTTCCTCGACGCGCTGGCGGGGCAGGGGTGGGGGAGGCGGCACGGAAACGTCGTCCTGCTGGGGGCGGGGGGCGCCGCCCGGGGGGTCGCCTTCGCCCTCGGGAAGGCCGGGACGCGGCGGATCGCCCTCCTCAACCGGGACCCGGGCCGCGCGGAGGAGATCGCCCGCGCCTTTTCCCCACGGTTTCCGTCGGTGGCCTTTTCCGCTGGGGAGCTCTCCCCGGAAACGATGGAAAAGGCGTTCCGGGACGCCGACCTCATCGTCCAGTGCACCCCGCTGGGGCTGGTGGGGGATTGGGAGGGATTTCCGCAAAAAGCCGTAAAGAAATCTGCCCGTTTTGCCGATCTGGTCTACCGGCATGGAGGGACCCGGCTCGTCCGGCAGCTGCGGGCCCGGGGCGTCCCGTCGATCGACGGCCTTCCCATGCTGGCGCACCAGGCCGCGAGGAGCTTCGCCCTCTGGACGGGAAGGGAAATCCCCGGACGCGTGTTCCTCGCCTTGGCGAAAAAGGCGGCGGGAAAATAA